taaacGTAACAAGTTGAGCTGCAGTGATCGCTATTAAAACCGCTGTTGTTCACAAGTTAAAGCATACACACAGGCGCTTGATTAAATGTACTTATACGATACCTCGCAATAACATCCACTAATAACTAAACAACAATTGATAAACAGCAATAACCACAACTACACTGTAATCGGCCAACACACAAGCATGCATAAATACACGCTGTATACCACAAATTCTATAGCAAATCATGCGGGTATGTACGTTACCTTCTGTTTTGTAGTAGCAGCAgctagtatgtatgtagttacacAATCAAAACAAGCATAACCGGAAGACATCAAAATGGAAGGATAATTAGAAAGAGAAACTAAAATACAAACGAACAAGTTGCAGCagaatgaaatttaaaacaagCAGGTAAGAAAGGGCTATGTTCGGGTgtaacatttcatactcttgcaacttgccaaaGTTAGGAAAATTCCAgcgtaaaaattattattttcagagactgtttttatttttattgaaatcattccaaatttcaaatcactatgtTTAATCGCCTAATTGAGATAATCAAACTTGAATTTGAAAAGTGAGCTTACTGAATATGCGATGgtaatttttgagaaacgaaaattagttggtgaaattttagtttgaatgaaaaaacgaaaattcctatgtaaaatatatgggaacctaaaaaaaaaaatagcaaccccttagagttaagctacagcgcctggctttaacatttgagggggtaagagttgaaaaaaaattcaaaaaatttttttaaaatacccTATTGTATATATAGGAGATACAGATGTGGAATTGtgccgatttcatctattttttgACAATAGTACATGCAATTAAAGGCCACAGGCTGATAAATGCCCCAAGGTTTCATCAAGGTTCCTTAAATACAATTACCAATCGTATGGAGTAAAGTTATTCAGTTGTTCCAAAAtccagatatacatacatatattttatatggggACTAGGTCAAGAgtcaaagatacactgttatgagtacaACAcgctttctttttttcattgggataaataacatattagccgatatatgcggtacaaagtcgtccagaagttcgaaaatctttatattaattatatgggtgccaagggaagtattgatcttATCCAAGCCATTTTGGACATGCAGACATGCCATTCTCAGAGAATTATCCCTTAGATCCAGtcatatatatcacacattgaccgacattttcgattaaaagtcaactataggtattgGGGTCCACATATTGGGTAGCTAGAATCTTGAACAGTTATGCttggatttgaaaaatgtttgctcataaggtggcatacaccaAAGGCATTATTcctgcaaagtttaatcccattatattaattgcttattgatttgtgtactggaaagtaaaaaaacaagtgaaatttaaaactgtgctatggcgatttgtgggcgtggcagtggttcgattCCGCCCAactacgaactcgaattttttttgtactagggAACCTgtctaccaagtttcatcaatatttctcaatttttactcaagttacagcttgctcggacagacggacgcacggacagacagacagtcaaccggatttcaacttttctcgtcatcctgatcatttatatattatatataatcctatatctatcgcgattagttttaggtgatacgtacaaccgttaggtgtacaaaactataatactctgtagcaactggtcgcaggaatataaatataacaaaattggtTCGAGCGAATGGTTACAATTTTCAGacacagaaaaataataatagtccAACTTGGTGCTGCTTCAAATCCCTTAATATCCCACTGCGACGCTGCCAAGGGGTTAATGCCACGACTTTGCATTTCAGTAACAACCCTATATCTTTCTCGGATTTATCTTTGCTTTATTCGCTTTCGAATGTTGTTAAAAGTCTACATAAACGATTAATCATCATATATTTAACCTACCGAATAACTCTTCACGAATTTCGATAGAATCATCCGAATGGTTAAGCAAGACCGCCTACTAAATACACTGATGTTGTAGCAACCATGACTATTGGTATGATGGGCACAGCAAAGTAACTAATCACAGATTTAATCATCTTGATTAACGCATGAAACGATTTTTCAGGTATCGAGAATCTTAGTATATTTCTTATTTACGGCAAACAAAGTCATTCGTTGGCAAGTCAGTCCTACACGGTGGATGAGGcatcatttaataaaatttttggccgagatgaatattttaagtaactgtCAGTAGCACAAAGAGCACTCGTAAGTAAAACGTTTGTTGTGGTAACAGAATGCAACGCTAAGATTGCCAAttctcgaaatataaaaaatgaccTGCGTACATAATGAAGAAAAAGCGCAGACTGTTTTTGGCGTTAGAAAAAGAGAAGAAATAACAGAGATGACTTAATTGGACTAGATGATTGCATTTGAATTTGGTCAAATAAATGCAGAGTtgctaatattttgaaaacagatAAACCCTctcaaaacattaaatttaatataaattttagttcACTCATATTTACAATTCTCACAAACTTAATCGATTCTAAGATACAACAAACCTACTTTCGAAACTTTCAGATAGACAGTCAAGCTTGTTCCAAATATTGTAGTCTAACTGGAATGCAATCTACTTACAATAAGTCAACGTACCTTTCATCTAAACGAGTCGAAATTTTATTAAtggaataaaatatgtatacgtGGCAACTCTCATACTTATCAattacataacataacatattactttgtatattttatcaGTTTGTATTCAGTTAATTATAACTGATTGTGATTTTGTTTCCCGATAATTAGATTTGCCATTGTAATTTGTTGTACTAGGAGCTTTTGAGATAAAACTAATTAGTTAGCTAATCGCACGGTAGTCTCTCCAAATCTATAATTGCGCCAATCATATTTTAACGAGGGTTCAATGATGGCACACCACGGCGTTAAAACCGCGAATAAAGCAAATAACACGGAACACAGAAATTCCAATTATAAAACAAGTGACACGGAAGGTAAAATTAAAACAGAACGAGTAGCGATCGATGATGAAAGGGCAGGTTCGAAAATGAAGTGCGTATATTTTACAAGGTAACAGCAAAGtgttttttttggattaagtgGAAGGTATTAAAGGATGGTATGAATATATTTCTAATCTCCCGCAGAATAATCCGCTTCTTAACCATCTTCGTCGTTGTTCTGATCACAACTTATGTGAGCTTGAAAGTCTCGAAGCGTTTCATTAACAATTATGTGCAAACTGTTGTCGAACACACCGATCTGCACATTGGCGAAATACCGTTTCCCGCTATTTCTATTTGCCCACTGATCGGCATCAATTGGACCAAAATAccggaaatgaaaataaagttattggGTAATAATTATTCTGCATTATTTGAAGCGAAATTTGATCGGCAAATTCGCAAGCTAATTTATGCTCAACAACTGGACGATTTTCGAAATCTTAGTAGGATTCAAGAAAATGTAGCATTATCTGAGGATGATGAATATGGTTGGAAGTCTGAAGGTTCTAACTACACTTGGAGTGATATTCAAAAAATGCTTTCCTATAATTGTGAAAAGTTGTTCGAGAAATGTGTTTGGCAGAGCGTAGAGTTGCCGTGTTGTGACATTTTTCGATACACGCCGATTTATGGAGGTTACTGCTTCTCTTTCAATATGCTGCATAAAAAGGtaactaatttattttcttagtttttgtgATTTGTATACAACTGATTAATTCCTCAAGAAGAATGAGAGCTCACTAAGAACATCTTTTGGCGTTGGTCCTGGCAATGGTTTGAAGGTCTATATTCGGAATATGGAAAAGGATAAATTTGCAGTGAGTGTTCGTTTTAATTAATCTCAAACTTAAGAACTTACGACAGACTTCGAGTATGgagtttatataataataaatataatgtttCTAGTAAAAGTTAGTtagaatttgtaaaaaaaaaataattgtttggcAGCTAGTTGTTCATGAACCCAGTACGGAGCCGGATATCGGAGCTACATTTCTTGAGGCCAAACGTACAATAATCGTGGTCAACCCAATACGCTTTACATCTGACCCGGAAATAGCCTCTCTCCTTCCAATGTTACGACGCTGCTATTTTACCGTAAGTTTACTTTTTATGGCAGatcgaaatttagaaaaatacaaCGCTGTGTCTCAAAATCACTGCTTATTGTAGAGTGAAATGAGAAAGAAGGGCATTACAGAAGGATCTTGCATGCGCAAATGCCGCTTAAAATATATCCGCGCCAAGTGCAATTGTACCGTTGCAACATCACCCACTAGTAAAAGCGCCAACGAGGCACTCAAGAATACAACCCAATTTTGCAACCTCGCAAATGTCGGCTGTTTAAACAACTTAGAAGATTTCATTGAGTATTATGCGAGCAAAAATCACTACGAGGAGGCTTTGTATAAAAGCGGCTTGAATTGCTCCTGCTATCACAACTGTGACTACATAAAATATAATGCAGCGCTTTACCTCGATCCTTGGGGGTAATACTATATAGTTAAAAATGTTGcttaaactatttttgttaattGCCTTAATTTGTAGTGACGAACTAAATGCTAACTTGAGtgagtttcaaatattttatcagCAAGCGACTTTCTTTTCCTATCGCTCCGTATTGGTCGCCACTTGGGTGGATTTGCTTGGTGAGTATCAGAATTCAGAAGtgatttgttcaaaattttaaatctcatTATTTTACCAATATAATTACAGTTTCCTATGGCGGCATCGCTGGTCTATTTCTCGGTATTTCGGCTATGAGCTTAATCGAGTACTTTAAGCGTTCTTGCGGCCGTTGGAAGCGGAGAATTATCGGcttatataattatttcaagCGCATCGGTCTTTCGTTAGTACACTGAAATATAAGAATATCGGCAGCAACTAATGTGGAATGTAAAAGCTTTGCTTACCACAGGAGAGTGTTGTGATTATTTGGTAATCAAAGAGATTGTACTTTTAAGGAGGGTTTCTGGACTTGCTaacaaataaatgtgaaaagtgATGACGCTTGTGTTTTGGTAATcaagttttataaaattaataagaaaaacaaatttttaaattattaaatacaaaaaaaatcaatttttaaaaatttaaataaaataatttaaaattaaaattaaaaaaaatttaaaaataaattttttaaaaatatttttttgtgtataataCCTAAGGCAATTCTAACTAAAATGTTTTAGGTGACCACTGATGAGTAGAAATGGTGATAACTCTTCACAAAAATAACTGCTAAAATAACGTCAGCGCAGAATATGTCGTTatcttaagggggtactctcatgtgaacgcatacattttaccactttgtaggaaattttgttttatgcgacaacaaaattcattcatttcaattttttaatatatttttatttgtattttgaaatgtccaaaaaaaaaattttttcgttaaaaatcgtttaaaaaatatgaaaatattttcgaaaataaacaattctggtaggaacgataactataaatgagtcgaagaacatatgtaaaaaatcgatttttcgaagtgataaCATGAGAATGCCCCCTTAATTCGGCTTTGCAATTTGTTTCATTGTACTCGATTTGTCCCCAGAAAAATATGCTACAGAActatgcaatttttgaaaaaagtatttatgtatatgtgtataaaaatttttccgTTTCTTTCGATTATTATTTCATTACTATCGAACATTTTAGATAAGATATATTCAGTACAAGCCGAATAGAGATAACTGTAATATACCTGTAATTAGTGGCCACCGAATCCAATGTTAATCACGTTAAGTagctgtgtatgtgtatgtatacatattactatattaatttaaatatttgatagataataattttctgtttcTACAATTATTTAACTTGTTTCAGAAAAGATAAAAGAGTGAAAATCGGTGATAATATCATgagcatacatatgttatatgtgggcaaaaaatagtcagattccttaatttaaatttcgcgcgaaaagcCATTCaaggacaattttttttaagtagttatGGActatcagtgacatctgtgccaaatgccacttcaaaataattattagtgtttagtaaccgcttaaattaaataagctCTTAAACGCGAGGAAGAacacaacactgaaaattatataaagaaacttCCTTTGGAAAACCCAAAAATCTTTTAAGCAACCAGTAGTAGCCACCaatttgctttgcaaatcacctagaaaatgTATCTCGATCTAATtacccaaagaacaactttaagtttCAACTTTGTCCATTAGGACTTTTCTAATTCTGAAATTACTAGTATCATAAAAGAGCTCAACCGGAAAAAGGTGTCaggttaccaaatattgctataGCGGTGCTCTCCTTGCTCTTTAATGCAATTATTGGTTTCGGGGACTATTCAATTTCGCAGATCATTATGATAGATAGGCCTGGGAAAGACTTCCGTCTTCCTACAGACCAATAAGTCGCTTACACTgtgtttctaaaatatttgaaaaagtgttactatcaaagatgactcctttcctccaaatttacatttaaagtaGCAAACTTCATATCAGAAGAACGAGCAATAAAGGCTGATGTACCTCAGAGTAGAATGCTAGGTCCAAATCTGTAcataatatacgagtatacagcAGACATTCCAACAGTTATTAACGCATTAACATTCACTTtcgcggatgacacagctctaGTAAGCCTCTCTATGGTAAAGAAGGAgatagaagacagcagaattcgATATATTTCTAAACTTCGCGAACATCCAAACCCATTGGCTAATGCCATGGTAAACTCCTGCAATGAAACATGCCTACTAGAGAGCAACCAAAAAGCTCAACCACATTCTTGagctttttagttttaaatagatttaagatttgaatacttattgttaggctttaccaagcagatccaataaataaagaaatattaaaaaaaaatagacgTTTGTtattttgaagtacataaagtgtatttggcgatttttacgatgagtaaagttatttaacaaagaagATTCATTGActtttgtgtgcggaattaaATTTCTGGTGTTGAAACGTTTCGAACGTTGAAAAGGCCTTCGcttataattgtttgtcgcgagccaAGTGATTttatttggtacaaattatttaaagaaggTCGAGAACGCATTGATGAcgaacaataaaataaaggaattggaaCTTGAGAATCGATGATTGGCCAGAGATcatactggcatcgttggaatatcggaagccGCAGTGAAATCCATTTTGAAAGATAGTTTGGACCTTAGAAAAGTGAAATcattattggttataaaatcactgaatttaaacgtggcTTTCTAACTACCAGGATTACATGAAACGTATTATAATGGCGATGAGTATTGAATCTATGCTACCGTACCGGAGACAGCCGATCAATCAGCCAAATATCTTGGCAAAGGTGTCCCGAAGCGGataaaaccacgtcaaagcaggtaaaaaatcaaggtaatgttgacagttttcttcgattatcgagatcTGGAGCACTGCGAACTCCTTCTTACCGGCCAAACTGacaacaagaaatactatttgagtgtcaTGGGTCGTTTgagcgaagctattcgtaaaaagaggccgaaattaaGCACCACGGTAATGCATattcgcatactgcattgattttcTTGAGCTTTTCgccaaagacaaagacaaagatcGTGCCGCAACtgccgtattcacctgatttagttccgtgtgacttcttgctattcagcaaacttaacCGACCTCTCCATgcaaaccgttttgagtcatttgaagacattaaacgtgaatcgctacgcagATTGAAAGcttttccggaaattgactttaacaactgtttcgagtattgaaaaaaaaaccttgTCACAAGTGTAATCTCCGAGCCgtgcgaggtttcagacaaagggACTCTCTATCGTATGATATCGATGattttgatatcattggcctcaacaatcacgccgttagttctgctttcttcaaactggataaggaagcggaGCGTATGGggctggttgtgaacgaggacaagacgaaatatctccactCATCGCAGTTAtgctttgaagtcgtagataattccgtatatcttggaaccagtattgacagcaacaacaatgtcaacctcaaaatccaacgcagaattatTCTTTCCAACAGGatctacttcggactgagtaggcaattcagAAGTAAAGTATTCTATCGACgagcaaagaccaaactctgcaagttactcattattcccgtcctgctacatgGTGCAGAGTAATGGGTGATGACAAAATCTAATGAGTTGACCTCAGTAGCgttcgagagaaagattttgCGGTATATGATCTGCTGCGTGGATAGAAGAAAGCACTTAAGTTTTGAAGATTTCCGGTTCAGTACctgccggtggaagcagagaaagagaaaaatctccactccgttggagagatcaagtGGAGAAGTACCTGTCTGCATTAAGCACCTCGAATTGGCGCTAAATACTGAAAtgataactcggctataaccgcgtaggcGGTGTCTACGACATTCTTCTACACTTACCTATTGAatagttattttcttttttaggcTGAACAGGATAAATTAAGTATGTCACGAAGTTGGTAGCTCTTAGAAGAAACCTCGAATAcattatagttatatatatgcgtacataaataaacagcgtgacgagctgagtcgattaggTCTACAGTTTTTGTAcaccgatctgaaattttgcatatttgctTTCCTTCCGTGAAGCTTCTTTTTTGAAACCGCCGAAATCGGTCCAACGTAGCTTAcaactgtcaaaaaaaaaaatgatcaaaatcaagttcttgtaaggaaaattgttttatttgacaagatatcctcacgaaattcggcatgtgTTATTATCCAAGGGTATAACCTTTGAATTGTGCAGATCGCATCGCTTCTTTGTTAAgctatgttatgttatattaaataatgttatgttaatgttaatgttactttgtgtttttgtttttttctttcaataacaTTCTTTTACTTTCATATACCAATAATTTTTAAGTCTTAATGttctttcaatttcaaaagcTTCTAATTTCGTTTCGTCTACCATTTTAAATAGATGCGCTTTCTGACTACATTTAAGTCattcaaattaatatatttattataaagccAAACAGTTTGGTTTTGCTATCTGTCCGTTGCAGTACTTATTATtggttttagttgttgttttatttttgctgcaaCTTACTCACAATAATGACCCTTATGCTTGAATAGTAGTGGCTTGTGGTCAACcgttgcaaaatattttgattgcGAACAATTCCCAAAGAAATAaggatgcacacacacacatacttacatatattcaaatatatttatgtagtcTGTATGCCCATAATAGTGGTGGTATACACGCATAAGTGATTTGCATGAGCTGCACAAAAGTTTCTGCAGCCATTGCAGCCACTATGAGCGATGGTCAAGCATCAGTTCTTacataaaatcataaagtaTATACCACGAACTAACTGATGTTTGTGTGAGTTTGTGTATAAatgttggtatatatgtatatatgtgtatgaataCATATCAGTGCATTTATTTCATCATATTTATCTGTTTATACAATATTTGCTTTACCACTGGCACTTGACTTGCTCTCGCAGTCAGTGATTCAGTAGCTTGAATAATAAATGCTGTTTGTGGATTACATTTACTTCTgcataaatattgcattttctACGATTTTACAATTCACAAGGTTGCATTAAAATATTCAGATTTGATTTGAAAGTTTGTCTGCAATTCAAGCGAATAAATACTTGCACtaaataccatatatgtagctatagcggtattttttttataaacatatgtgtatgttagGGTGGacaaatagaaataatttttttacattttttcatttttttcttaaaaaaaaaatattttttcatttttttcttagaTATCGAATGAAATATTGTCCGAATTGACGAAAAAATCTAGTAAAGTTGgagctcttcaaattaattttatctgGTGGCGCTTTGGGACTTTCCATTTCCCATATCAATAACACtggcatatttttataccccgaaaagtttatattaagcttgtaacacccagacgGAAACggcagagaccctataaagtgtatattgGGTGATCCAAGTAAGGCAATTTTGGCTGATCACGCATGAGTCgcactgacatatggaacgacttggctcATTTTAAGTCGAgctcttaaattgaaagcgtacaaaatgcaattggtgcaaaaactgaagccgctcaaccTTACCAAGCAACGTTGCTGCGCgccatgggctcttgaaaagttccaagaagatccaacgttttcgtgccaaattttattcagcgatgagggctattttttgctcaatgggtatgtaaacaagcaaaattacccTATTTGGGACGATGAGCAACCTGaatagattcaagagctgcattcaatattacttcaaaaatgatgtcggtaaGAACGTAAAGgtaatggcgatcgctatcacgacatgacaaccgactatttgatgtctgaaattgaagctcgtgatctcggcgacattttgttgcaacaagacggcgtcacttcccacatCACTTgcaacaatcaatggatttatcgagaggacacttcggtgagcagataatttcaggtcggtcgattggtcaccaagatcgccTGATATCACACCGCTAGACTTTTTcgtgtgggaatatgtaaagtctaaagtctacgcgAACAATCGCACTTCGATTCAgtccttgaagcaaaacatcacgcgtctcattcgctagttaccagtcgaaaagctcgaacgagtcaccgaaaattggactcaacggatggactatctgaggtgtagccgcggccaacatttgagagAGATgatctttaaaatataaatgccaaataatgttctttggaaagataaataaatatttccgattagatttgaagtttctgtgttttttctctaaaaaaataCTTTGGTAACCCCGAAGTGGATCACCCTTCAAATAATCAGCGTGATAAGCTGAATCAATATAGCCGTGTCTGTCTGTTACACGTGaaccagtccctcagtttttgagatatccaacCGAAATTTTGCGCATATCTTTTTCTTCTCAATACGTCGTTCATTTGTCGAAGCCgcagatatcggaccactatggcgTATAGGTGGTCATgcaaatttggcatggattattgtttaAGACACAGATACAACCTCTGAACAAATTGTACGAATCGGACCATTATGAGCATTCACTTAACATGACACTTAGTGCATTCTGTCTGATTCAATAAACATTAAGGACCTAAATACTCATCGTACGAGTGAAAAGTTTTTGACAGAAATGCTAAAAGTTAATTCTAAttgaaatgttaaatatttattgtacatataatatatatagcaTTGCAGAGAAAGCACAATAATCCTCTTATAATTTCAACTTAAATTATTGGTTTTGtcttataaaatttcatattcattttaagcacaaagttCAATGTCTCAGTTGAACTTTAAACTTACGAttgttattttccaaaaatcgcTTGCgtttcttcaacatttttttatgctttaaaCTCGCAACTATTGGGCTGCTGCGCAAAGAGAAATTGAATCCGCTGGAAATATAGCCGCGTTGACGCAGATATGTATAAAGGCCAATGGTGAAGTAGTAGAAGAGCTCAACGCCACTCATCAGTGAGGCGCCCAAAAAGAGGCCAATGATGCCGCCGAAGTTAGCTGGCGAAAGAAAAACAGCAAACACACACAATGACAAGGATTTTGCTAAAGCATAGCAGAGAAAAAGCTAAAACTGCACGTTTAATTCCGAATTGAATGGCAACAATATTGAAACCAAATTGAAAATGTGAATAAATTGCGCAAAAAAAGTTGCAACAACCAATAAAAGTGGCAAATTGGAAGTGTCAGAGAACAAAACTCGCAGCGAAACAAAAAAGTGCTTAAAACTGGggagaaaagttaaaaagagAAATCAGAAAATCATACAAAAAAGTGACAACGCAAAACCATGTCTAAGTCCAAGCGGTTAACGCGCAAAGTGAAAAAGTTATTGCACTTTTTGTTATGAAGTTTTTTGTTGCTTGGCTGCTCGCACTCACCTAACAGCTCGACGAAAGTGTAACGGATTCGTGTGCTGTAGCTCATCATGTAGTTGGAGGCGTAGTGCACATCCAGGTGTACTTTTTTCACCTCGTCTGTGGCGTTGACGCTGAGATTAGAGTGAAATGGAGTAGAAAGAGTGTTCGGATTTAATAAAATGTAGATATAACGAAATTGTTAAatgattttaatacaaatataatattggATCGAAAAAATCTGGAAGATATGCTTATTAAAGTCTCTTTAAGAGTAATGTATTAGAAAgagaaaatcagaaaaaatttcaagcaactcaacGTTAGGATAATACAACACATTTGCAGGCAAGACGGTATAAATATTCGACAAGGAGAGTGTCACGGCCCACTTTTTGACGAAATCCTTTTCTTCAGCAACTACTAACCAATTTGAATGCAGCATATTATCAAATGTCGGTTATCTTTACATATGAGGTAGTCGAAATTGAACTAACAGGTGATCCTagtaaaggtacttttttcaaaagcctAGTTTTGACAGATCGTgcatgagtcgtgtcaagctgttatattctttttgttcagtattgtttggtgtTTCATCATgacctgaacaacgtttacaaatccttCAACTTTCCTACGAatattcacgttctgtaaagaatgtatttcTCGCggttcgctcaacttatgatgGTACTATTCACTacaccatcatccatcttgaAACCCAGCAGTCATTATTGGATTATATTCGACCTGATAGACCACGTCTAGCACGCAGTGAAGTAAAGatagcagtcgtagctgagagtgtacacgaagaccgtagagagtcgattcggctccgttcgcagcaactcggactgatgtatggaaTGACAGGGCACCTTTTAAATCAAGATATctaattaaaagcagcaaactACAGCTTGAGCATGATTTGAAGCCGCTtgatcttcccaagcgacatagCTTCGCtatatgggctcttgaaaagttccaagaatatccgacttttttgagccaaattttgttcagcgaggGGGTCCATTTCTGACCCAATGGATATTTAACGAtcaaaattaccgcatttgggacgaagagctaCCTGAAGAGAATCatgagctgccatttcatacagaaaaaaacgATATGTCGTGGTTTGTGGGCAAGTGGAATCAACagtccatatttttacaaaaaatgatgccgatgacagcgtaaccgtcaatgacgaccg
The sequence above is drawn from the Bactrocera tryoni isolate S06 chromosome 1, CSIRO_BtryS06_freeze2, whole genome shotgun sequence genome and encodes:
- the LOC120776869 gene encoding pickpocket protein 19, which translates into the protein MAHHGVKTANKANNTEHRNSNYKTSDTEGKIKTERVAIDDERAGSKMKCVYFTRIIRFLTIFVVVLITTYVSLKVSKRFINNYVQTVVEHTDLHIGEIPFPAISICPLIGINWTKIPEMKIKLLGNNYSALFEAKFDRQIRKLIYAQQLDDFRNLSRIQENVALSEDDEYGWKSEGSNYTWSDIQKMLSYNCEKLFEKCVWQSVELPCCDIFRYTPIYGGYCFSFNMLHKKNESSLRTSFGVGPGNGLKVYIRNMEKDKFALVVHEPSTEPDIGATFLEAKRTIIVVNPIRFTSDPEIASLLPMLRRCYFTSEMRKKGITEGSCMRKCRLKYIRAKCNCTVATSPTSKSANEALKNTTQFCNLANVGCLNNLEDFIEYYASKNHYEEALYKSGLNCSCYHNCDYIKYNAALYLDPWGDELNANLSEFQIFYQQATFFSYRSVLVATWVDLLVSYGGIAGLFLGISAMSLIEYFKRSCGRWKRRIIGLYNYFKRIGLSLVH